One Pseudorhodoplanes sinuspersici DNA segment encodes these proteins:
- a CDS encoding TetR/AcrR family transcriptional regulator, whose translation MRGTRASARATASRTPLQSRATGDTPKRRPPARRTQESRSKAAREKLLNATLEVLRERGYNGLTTKEVAVRAGFSNGALMHHYSTKADLVIAAGAHIYDQHIADGRRIAASAAARKDPLSAFISDCVDVYLGAAFIPTTEMMVAARTDPLMNAPFDAFMQRYRKTMNAIWLEAFIRAGYSRQEASFLIMSTLNMVRGMAINSIWQRDLSYYKKFLREWTKIVRAGGVKNARIDVR comes from the coding sequence ATGCGAGGCACACGCGCTTCCGCACGCGCGACAGCGAGCCGCACGCCGCTGCAATCGCGCGCCACCGGCGACACACCGAAGCGCCGCCCTCCCGCGCGCCGCACACAGGAATCGCGCAGCAAGGCCGCGCGCGAGAAGCTGTTGAATGCCACGCTCGAGGTGTTGCGCGAGCGCGGCTATAACGGCCTGACCACCAAGGAAGTGGCCGTGCGCGCCGGATTTTCCAACGGCGCGCTGATGCATCATTACAGCACCAAGGCCGATCTCGTGATCGCGGCCGGCGCGCATATCTACGACCAGCATATTGCCGATGGCCGCCGCATCGCTGCGAGTGCCGCCGCACGCAAGGATCCATTGTCGGCTTTCATCTCCGATTGCGTCGACGTCTATCTCGGTGCCGCTTTCATCCCGACCACGGAAATGATGGTCGCGGCGCGCACCGATCCGCTGATGAACGCACCGTTCGATGCGTTCATGCAGCGCTATCGCAAGACCATGAATGCGATCTGGCTCGAGGCCTTCATACGCGCCGGCTACAGCAGGCAGGAAGCGTCCTTCCTGATCATGTCGACGCTCAACATGGTCCGCGGCATGGCCATCAACAGCATCTGGCAGCGCGATCTCTCCTATTACAAGAAGTTCTTGCGCGAGTGGACGAAGATCGTGCGCGCGGGCGGCGTCAAAAACGCGCGCATCGACGTGCGCTGA
- a CDS encoding flavin reductase family protein, translating into MMDELGTDFRKAMRRLTSAVSVISTAHAGVRYGITVTSVTSVSMAPPSLLICINQRASIHTPMIRAGQFCVNILQAHHIEIANAFSGGTPAGTDRFLCGEWASDDEELPYLIPAQASVFCDMDAISSYGTHSIIVGKVRQVAVRGQVAPLLYQDGQYTVGLGEGVDWIVPIA; encoded by the coding sequence ATGATGGACGAACTCGGCACCGATTTCCGCAAGGCCATGCGTCGCCTCACCAGTGCGGTCAGCGTGATTTCGACTGCACATGCCGGCGTCCGTTACGGCATCACCGTCACCTCGGTGACATCGGTATCGATGGCCCCGCCCTCGCTGCTGATCTGCATCAATCAGCGCGCCAGCATTCACACGCCGATGATCCGCGCCGGCCAGTTCTGCGTCAATATCCTGCAGGCGCATCACATCGAGATCGCCAATGCCTTCAGTGGCGGCACGCCGGCGGGCACCGACCGTTTCCTGTGCGGCGAATGGGCGAGCGACGATGAAGAACTGCCCTATCTCATTCCGGCGCAGGCCAGCGTGTTCTGCGACATGGATGCGATCTCCAGCTATGGCACCCATTCCATTATCGTCGGCAAGGTGCGTCAGGTTGCCGTGCGCGGACAGGTCGCGCCGCTGCTGTATCAGGATGGACAATATACGGTCGGCCTCGGTGAAGGCGTCGACTGGATCGTGCCGATCGCTTGA
- a CDS encoding ABC transporter substrate-binding protein, with product MRKMIHAAMIACLAAFGLTAASAQSAKPIEVIVFPGGFNWPIWVAQDKGYFEKNGVSVKVTPTPNSQFQLKNLIEGKFDIAMTAIDNVVAYSEGQGAAKTDVQPDIFAFMGGDNGFLRLVAVPDVKAISDLKGKQVSVDALTTGYAFVLRKLLENGGLKPGDFEFVSAGGVVQRYQALLKKEHAATLLISPFEVNAEAEGFNRLANADEALGRYQGLVGATRRSWAKENEKELIGYIRAYTAALDWLYDPANKAEAIAILRKNAPNLSETLAARSYDVLLHPSKGFTRGAVLDPEGVKTVLQLRSQYAEPKKELTDPGKYYDLSYYDKAKKN from the coding sequence ATGAGAAAAATGATTCATGCGGCGATGATCGCATGTCTTGCTGCTTTCGGGCTCACCGCCGCCTCGGCGCAAAGCGCAAAGCCGATCGAGGTCATCGTCTTTCCCGGCGGATTCAACTGGCCGATCTGGGTGGCGCAGGACAAAGGCTATTTTGAAAAGAATGGTGTTTCCGTCAAAGTGACGCCGACGCCGAATTCGCAATTCCAGCTCAAGAACCTGATCGAGGGCAAATTCGATATCGCCATGACGGCGATCGACAATGTCGTCGCCTATAGCGAGGGACAGGGCGCGGCCAAGACCGACGTGCAACCTGACATCTTCGCCTTCATGGGCGGCGACAACGGTTTTCTGCGGCTGGTCGCTGTTCCGGACGTCAAGGCGATCTCCGACCTCAAGGGCAAGCAGGTGTCCGTCGATGCGCTCACCACCGGTTACGCCTTCGTACTGCGCAAGCTTCTCGAAAATGGTGGGCTGAAGCCGGGCGACTTTGAGTTCGTCAGCGCCGGCGGCGTCGTGCAGCGATATCAAGCACTCCTGAAAAAGGAGCATGCCGCGACGCTGCTGATATCGCCGTTCGAGGTCAATGCCGAAGCCGAAGGCTTCAATCGCCTGGCCAATGCCGATGAAGCGCTTGGCCGTTACCAGGGTCTTGTCGGCGCCACCCGCCGCTCATGGGCTAAGGAGAACGAGAAGGAACTCATCGGCTACATCCGCGCCTACACCGCGGCGCTCGACTGGCTCTATGATCCGGCCAACAAGGCAGAAGCCATCGCCATCCTGCGCAAGAACGCACCGAACCTGTCGGAGACACTCGCCGCACGCTCCTATGACGTGCTGCTTCACCCGAGCAAAGGCTTCACCCGCGGCGCCGTGCTCGACCCCGAGGGCGTGAAGACCGTGCTGCAACTGCGCAGCCAATATGCCGAGCCGAAAAAAGAGCTCACCGATCCCGGCAAATATTATGACCTCTCCTATTACGACAAGGCGAAGAAGAATTAG
- a CDS encoding Bug family tripartite tricarboxylate transporter substrate binding protein has translation MLAQCRAIAVFAVLSIAGHAAAAQDLYPSRPITMIVPFAAGGSTDVIARVVAEAMRDVLEQPIVIENRGGAGGSIGTAAIAQAAPDGYTIGMGTASTLAINPAAYKSLPYNIVRDLKPVGLIASVPNVITVNPSVRAKSVAELVALAKLQPGKMTYGSAGNGSVSHLMGEQFKVATGTDIVHVPYRGVGPALNDAVAGQIFILFDNLPTSLPLIQADKLRALAVSSPTRLEDLPDIPTFAELNLDGLDWMAFFGIVAPARTPQSIIERLNAALAQALTSTQVAEILAKQHAFPQPGPPGEFAALIDREFTRMKRAVTAAKIEVP, from the coding sequence ATGTTGGCCCAATGCAGAGCCATTGCCGTCTTCGCAGTCTTGTCGATTGCGGGGCACGCGGCGGCTGCGCAAGACCTTTATCCGTCGCGGCCGATCACCATGATCGTGCCGTTCGCGGCCGGCGGTTCGACCGATGTGATCGCCCGTGTGGTCGCCGAGGCGATGCGCGATGTGCTGGAGCAACCGATCGTCATCGAGAATCGTGGCGGTGCGGGCGGCTCGATCGGCACGGCCGCGATCGCACAGGCCGCGCCCGACGGCTATACCATCGGCATGGGCACGGCATCGACGCTGGCGATCAATCCGGCCGCCTACAAAAGCCTGCCTTATAACATCGTCCGCGATCTCAAACCGGTCGGGCTGATTGCATCGGTGCCGAACGTGATCACGGTCAATCCGTCCGTTCGCGCGAAGTCGGTGGCCGAGCTTGTCGCACTTGCGAAATTGCAACCCGGCAAAATGACGTATGGGTCGGCCGGCAACGGCTCGGTCAGCCATCTGATGGGCGAGCAATTCAAGGTGGCGACCGGCACCGACATTGTGCATGTGCCGTATCGCGGTGTCGGCCCGGCTTTGAACGACGCCGTGGCCGGGCAGATCTTCATCCTGTTCGACAATCTGCCGACCTCGCTGCCGCTCATTCAGGCCGACAAACTGCGGGCGCTGGCGGTGTCGTCTCCGACGCGGCTCGAGGATTTGCCCGACATTCCGACCTTTGCGGAACTGAACCTGGACGGCCTCGACTGGATGGCGTTTTTCGGCATCGTCGCGCCGGCCAGGACACCGCAATCGATCATCGAGCGTCTCAATGCGGCCTTGGCGCAGGCGCTGACCAGCACGCAGGTTGCCGAGATCCTGGCGAAGCAGCATGCCTTTCCGCAGCCGGGGCCACCGGGCGAATTCGCCGCGCTGATCGACCGCGAATTCACGCGCATGAAGCGTGCGGTGACGGCGGCGAAGATCGAGGTGCCGTAG
- a CDS encoding LLM class flavin-dependent oxidoreductase, translated as MEFGYFTLSDNHYEGNTRDANTFVKDLTAEALYADKLGMHSAWIGEHHFNSLGVNSSPEMVLAYIAARTEHIRLAPAVTVLPLHNPIRVAEQWSTLDLLSGGRVDFAAGRGYDRREYLPFGVSFDDNQSIFDEGVDILRKLWGSNGERIDYKGKHYQFEDVRITPQPLQNPMPIYVASFSKPSIELAARLDCGLIVAPFAAAMSFGGLKQVADLYKESCAKYGTTPKRLMCSYFTHFADDAASEKAQRDRQIRYYKECVIPSFPGDPRTAPPSYRYFIDMVERLHKVKPEDLTENSVLIGNSARITETLKKVEAAGFDEVILYFNVGMKPHKMVLEEMDRFMSEVAPNFQGKHQERRAA; from the coding sequence ATGGAATTCGGTTACTTCACACTGTCTGACAATCACTATGAGGGCAACACGCGCGACGCCAATACGTTCGTGAAGGACCTCACCGCCGAAGCGCTCTATGCCGACAAGCTCGGCATGCACTCGGCCTGGATCGGTGAACATCACTTCAATTCGCTCGGCGTGAATTCATCTCCGGAAATGGTGCTGGCCTATATCGCCGCACGCACCGAACATATCCGTCTCGCTCCGGCCGTCACCGTGCTGCCGCTGCACAACCCGATCCGCGTTGCCGAACAATGGTCGACGCTCGATCTCCTCTCCGGCGGCCGCGTCGATTTCGCCGCCGGCCGCGGTTACGACCGTCGCGAATATCTGCCGTTCGGCGTGTCGTTCGACGACAACCAGTCGATCTTCGACGAAGGCGTCGATATCCTGCGCAAGCTGTGGGGTTCGAACGGCGAGCGCATCGACTACAAGGGCAAGCATTACCAGTTCGAGGATGTGCGGATCACGCCGCAGCCGCTGCAGAATCCGATGCCGATCTATGTGGCCTCGTTCTCCAAGCCCTCGATCGAACTGGCGGCACGGCTCGATTGCGGTCTGATCGTTGCGCCCTTCGCCGCCGCCATGAGCTTCGGCGGTCTCAAGCAGGTCGCCGATCTCTACAAGGAGAGCTGCGCCAAATACGGCACGACGCCCAAGCGCCTGATGTGCAGCTACTTCACCCATTTTGCCGATGACGCGGCGAGCGAGAAGGCCCAGCGCGACCGCCAGATCCGCTACTACAAGGAGTGCGTGATCCCCTCCTTCCCGGGCGACCCGCGCACGGCGCCCCCGAGCTATCGCTACTTCATCGACATGGTCGAGCGCCTGCACAAGGTGAAGCCGGAAGACCTGACCGAGAATTCGGTGCTGATCGGCAATTCCGCGCGCATCACCGAAACGCTGAAGAAGGTCGAGGCCGCCGGCTTCGACGAAGTCATCCTCTACTTCAATGTCGGCATGAAGCCGCACAAGATGGTTCTGGAGGAGATGGACCGCTTCATGAGCGAAGTGGCGCCGAATTTCCAGGGCAAGCATCAGGAGCGTCGAGCCGCCTGA
- a CDS encoding TAXI family TRAP transporter solute-binding subunit → MTRLSTVAAALLAATLVTAPAIITPATAQTFGLATMQPGTLNHTTGSAIAKVLKEKAGLNVLVQPTAGESVLIPLVARNEAELGIANLAEVLAATGDGKKPGDLRLIGAIHPLRAAFFVRKDSPVKSMADLKGKKVVWGFSAQRTLDPISRAMLATGGLTEKDINPVLVPNVIRGADDFTAGSSDTFFFAFGAPKVRETDVTVGGIRVVEIPESGMPAARKIFAPGYLSQATPGPFFIGVDKPMGVYTWDNMLFTSAKVKDDVVYKMIEAMDANKADLVSVQPALREFSAAGLYKTYDIPYHPGALKYFADKKIEAKALQ, encoded by the coding sequence ATGACACGACTTTCTACGGTCGCGGCCGCGCTTCTGGCCGCGACGCTGGTGACGGCGCCTGCCATAATTACGCCTGCCACGGCCCAGACCTTCGGGCTCGCCACCATGCAGCCCGGCACACTCAACCACACGACCGGCTCTGCCATCGCCAAGGTGCTGAAGGAAAAGGCCGGCCTCAACGTGCTGGTGCAGCCGACCGCGGGTGAATCGGTTCTGATCCCGCTGGTGGCCCGCAATGAGGCAGAGCTTGGCATCGCCAATCTCGCCGAGGTGCTGGCCGCGACCGGCGACGGCAAGAAGCCGGGTGACCTGCGGCTGATCGGCGCGATCCATCCGCTGCGCGCCGCCTTCTTCGTGCGCAAGGACAGTCCGGTCAAATCGATGGCCGACCTCAAGGGCAAGAAAGTGGTCTGGGGCTTTTCGGCGCAGCGCACGCTCGATCCGATCTCGCGGGCGATGCTCGCCACCGGTGGCCTGACTGAAAAAGACATCAATCCCGTGCTGGTGCCGAACGTGATCCGCGGCGCCGACGATTTCACCGCCGGCTCGTCCGATACATTCTTCTTTGCGTTCGGCGCGCCGAAGGTCCGCGAAACCGATGTGACGGTCGGCGGCATCCGCGTCGTCGAAATTCCGGAATCAGGGATGCCGGCCGCGCGCAAGATCTTCGCGCCCGGCTATCTCAGCCAGGCCACGCCCGGGCCCTTCTTCATCGGCGTCGACAAGCCGATGGGCGTCTACACCTGGGACAACATGTTGTTCACCAGCGCCAAGGTGAAGGATGACGTGGTCTACAAGATGATCGAGGCCATGGACGCCAACAAGGCCGATCTCGTCTCGGTGCAGCCGGCCTTGCGCGAGTTCTCGGCCGCCGGCCTCTACAAGACATACGACATCCCGTATCACCCCGGCGCGCTGAAATATTTCGCCGACAAGAAGATCGAAGCGAAGGCGCTGCAATAA
- a CDS encoding SET domain-containing protein, producing MAKAFRRPYRVGRSRTGLGGFATREIQKNELIDTYRGQMIDSKTADERDNRYMFEVNSRWTIDGSNRRNLARYFNHSCRPNAESDVKGHTVIIKARKKIQPGEEIVYDYGKDYFDIFLKPVGCKCDKCLEKRAAERAEKRAAAAGKKPTVKRGKVAGAKKAAPKKTKAVGAKKKKTTKKRK from the coding sequence ATGGCTAAAGCATTCCGTCGCCCCTATCGCGTCGGCCGATCCCGTACCGGGCTTGGCGGCTTCGCAACCCGCGAAATCCAGAAGAACGAACTGATCGATACCTATCGCGGTCAGATGATCGACAGCAAAACCGCTGACGAGCGCGACAATCGTTATATGTTCGAGGTCAATTCGCGCTGGACCATCGACGGCTCCAACCGCCGCAACCTCGCGCGCTATTTCAATCATTCCTGCCGCCCGAATGCCGAAAGCGACGTCAAGGGCCACACGGTCATCATCAAGGCCCGCAAGAAGATTCAACCCGGCGAAGAGATCGTCTACGATTACGGCAAGGATTACTTCGATATCTTCCTGAAGCCGGTCGGCTGCAAGTGCGACAAGTGCCTGGAAAAGCGCGCCGCCGAGCGCGCCGAAAAAAGGGCCGCCGCGGCTGGCAAGAAGCCGACGGTGAAGCGCGGCAAGGTCGCCGGTGCGAAGAAGGCCGCGCCGAAGAAGACGAAGGCCGTCGGCGCGAAGAAAAAGAAGACCACGAAGAAGCGGAAGTAG
- a CDS encoding MarR family winged helix-turn-helix transcriptional regulator, whose product MIDRPHLDLSEYLPYLINRVGSALVERMQEELSPHGLSIAMWRVLAVLSDIDKQRQIDIAEMTAIDVSTMSRLVSRLIKMELVSRVRSDTNNREVIVELTTKGRTLVNRLIPTARKMERAAVAGLSSGDLAITRDCLRQMYFNIAPQQDKDAEPQKPVPAQPRKAG is encoded by the coding sequence GTGATCGACCGCCCCCATCTCGATCTGTCCGAGTACCTGCCGTACCTGATCAACCGGGTCGGGTCGGCCCTGGTCGAGCGCATGCAGGAAGAATTGTCGCCGCACGGACTGAGCATCGCCATGTGGCGCGTGCTGGCGGTTCTGTCCGATATCGACAAGCAGCGGCAGATCGATATTGCCGAGATGACGGCGATCGATGTTTCGACCATGTCGCGCCTGGTCTCGCGCCTGATCAAGATGGAGCTCGTCAGCCGCGTGCGCTCCGACACCAACAACCGCGAAGTCATTGTCGAACTGACGACCAAAGGCCGCACATTGGTGAACCGGCTGATCCCGACCGCCCGCAAAATGGAGCGAGCGGCGGTGGCTGGCCTGTCTTCGGGCGATCTTGCCATCACCCGCGATTGCCTGCGGCAGATGTATTTCAATATCGCGCCGCAACAGGACAAGGACGCCGAGCCGCAAAAGCCGGTCCCGGCGCAACCGCGCAAGGCTGGCTAA
- a CDS encoding cobalamin-independent methionine synthase II family protein: MTIQQNTDRIQTTHIGSLPRPHKLLDILKKKYSGEKIDEAEFDKILSQSVKDSVKKQKDSGIDIVTDGEFSKPGFFTYIQERLEGFEARTGQKMVLFQKEVEAFPEYYQEYFKQAMMGGTIVPITPVVCVGPVKYRGEKAVQRDIANVKAAAKAAGIPDHHVFLPATAPSGVGVNEYYKSDEEYFHALAAELGKEYKAIVDAGIILQVDDPFLPDIFVEPGLDETQMKRRAQIYVEAVNTALKGIPREKVRFHTCYGINEGPRLYEATLAEIIGYVLSVNAGSVSFEAANPRHEHEYHLFENVKVPKDLVLCPGVVTHASNIVEHPELIAERLLRFAKLVGRENVMAGADCGFSSQALYRTEVHDSVVWEKFKAMREGADIATKKLWN; this comes from the coding sequence ATGACAATCCAGCAGAACACCGATCGCATCCAGACCACGCATATCGGCAGTCTGCCGCGGCCGCACAAGTTGCTCGACATTCTGAAAAAGAAGTATTCCGGCGAAAAAATCGACGAGGCCGAGTTCGACAAGATCCTCAGCCAGTCGGTGAAGGACTCGGTGAAGAAACAGAAGGACAGCGGCATCGACATCGTCACCGACGGCGAGTTCTCCAAGCCCGGCTTCTTCACTTACATTCAGGAGCGCCTTGAAGGCTTCGAGGCCCGCACCGGCCAGAAGATGGTGCTGTTCCAGAAGGAAGTCGAAGCCTTTCCGGAATACTATCAGGAGTATTTCAAGCAGGCGATGATGGGCGGCACCATCGTGCCGATCACGCCGGTGGTCTGTGTCGGTCCGGTGAAATATCGCGGCGAGAAAGCCGTGCAGCGCGACATCGCCAATGTGAAAGCCGCGGCCAAGGCCGCCGGCATTCCCGATCATCATGTGTTCCTGCCGGCCACCGCGCCGTCCGGCGTCGGCGTCAACGAGTATTACAAGTCGGATGAAGAATATTTCCACGCGCTCGCGGCCGAACTCGGCAAGGAATACAAGGCGATCGTCGATGCCGGCATCATTCTTCAGGTCGACGATCCGTTCCTGCCGGACATTTTCGTCGAGCCCGGCCTCGACGAGACGCAGATGAAGCGCCGGGCGCAGATCTATGTCGAGGCGGTCAATACCGCGCTGAAAGGCATTCCGCGCGAGAAAGTGCGATTCCATACATGCTACGGCATCAACGAAGGCCCCCGCCTCTATGAGGCGACGCTGGCGGAAATCATCGGATATGTGCTGTCGGTCAATGCCGGCTCGGTCTCGTTCGAAGCCGCCAATCCGCGCCATGAGCACGAATATCACCTGTTCGAGAATGTGAAGGTGCCGAAAGATCTCGTGCTCTGCCCCGGCGTCGTCACCCATGCCAGCAACATCGTCGAACATCCCGAACTGATTGCCGAACGCCTCCTGCGCTTCGCAAAGCTGGTCGGACGCGAGAACGTCATGGCCGGCGCCGATTGCGGCTTTTCCTCGCAGGCGCTCTACCGCACCGAAGTGCACGACAGCGTCGTGTGGGAGAAATTCAAGGCGATGCGCGAAGGTGCCGATATCGCAACAAAGAAATTGTGGAATTAA
- a CDS encoding CBS domain-containing protein produces the protein MKARDVMTQPVISVDADAPISLAIRLLLQKRISGVPVVDATGNLVGVVTEGDFLRRAESGTQHTQPRWLEFLMGPGLLADQYVKAHGRKVGEVMTRDVKTVDEATQLEDIVALMERNNIKRVPVLRGKKLVGIVTRANLLRALASYLHPGAPASTSDTAIRETVLGGLKSEKWAPSATVDAIVRNGVVTLTGFVLDERQRAALKVLAENVPGVKQVRDHMVWVEPISGTTLEPDDLRASKASQHH, from the coding sequence ATGAAAGCGCGCGATGTGATGACCCAGCCTGTCATCTCGGTCGATGCGGATGCGCCGATCAGTCTTGCCATCCGCCTGCTGCTGCAGAAAAGGATCAGCGGTGTGCCGGTGGTCGATGCGACGGGCAATCTGGTCGGTGTGGTGACCGAGGGCGATTTCCTGCGACGGGCCGAGTCCGGGACGCAACACACGCAACCGCGTTGGCTGGAATTTCTGATGGGCCCTGGCCTGCTGGCGGACCAATATGTCAAGGCGCATGGCCGCAAGGTCGGCGAGGTCATGACCCGTGATGTGAAGACGGTCGATGAAGCGACGCAGCTTGAGGACATCGTCGCGCTGATGGAGCGCAACAATATCAAGCGCGTGCCGGTGCTGCGCGGCAAGAAGCTGGTCGGCATCGTGACGCGGGCCAATCTGCTGCGAGCCTTGGCGAGTTACCTGCATCCGGGGGCGCCGGCCTCCACCAGCGATACCGCGATCCGCGAGACAGTGCTCGGCGGGTTGAAGAGCGAGAAATGGGCGCCGTCCGCCACGGTCGATGCGATCGTCCGCAATGGCGTGGTGACGCTGACGGGCTTCGTCCTGGATGAGCGTCAACGCGCAGCGCTGAAGGTGCTCGCGGAGAATGTGCCGGGCGTCAAGCAGGTCCGCGACCATATGGTTTGGGTCGAGCCGATCTCCGGCACAACTCTTGAGCCGGACGATCTGCGCGCGAGCAAAGCATCGCAGCATCATTAA
- a CDS encoding alpha/beta fold hydrolase, which translates to MSPRPALAVLAFAALAATLAVSLATPAAAQMKSEIPPLPDIQFAEIPAASRAEYQGDRFSYMEAGRADAPVVLLLHGVGANSMHWRYQLAGLSDRYRVIAWNAPGYMLSDAFMKETPDCKDYAEAIADFLAALKIERAYVVGNSFGSRVAQCFAIYYPDRVLRLAMTGTGVGPKDMPEEQKAKIIATREAQVAKGIYGFGARVTALLGPNPSPELVTEVQRVLRATQPRGFMHGVKLGMANGYSPEEVGAKATMPVLMIQGRTDKVNPGDVNAAVLIKHLKNGKLEWLENYGHLPEVEAPDTVNKMLRDFFG; encoded by the coding sequence ATGTCCCCTCGACCTGCTTTGGCTGTTCTTGCATTTGCCGCTCTTGCCGCCACACTGGCTGTTTCGCTTGCCACCCCCGCCGCCGCCCAGATGAAATCCGAAATCCCGCCGCTGCCGGATATCCAGTTCGCCGAGATCCCGGCCGCCTCACGCGCCGAATATCAAGGCGACCGCTTCAGCTATATGGAGGCCGGCCGGGCCGATGCGCCGGTGGTGCTGCTGTTGCACGGCGTCGGCGCCAATTCCATGCATTGGCGTTACCAGCTCGCCGGCCTGTCCGACCGCTACCGCGTGATCGCCTGGAACGCGCCAGGCTACATGCTGTCCGACGCTTTCATGAAGGAAACACCGGACTGCAAGGATTACGCGGAAGCCATTGCCGATTTTCTCGCCGCGCTGAAGATCGAGCGCGCCTATGTGGTCGGCAATTCGTTCGGCAGCCGGGTCGCGCAATGCTTTGCGATTTACTATCCGGATCGCGTGCTCCGGCTGGCGATGACCGGCACCGGTGTCGGTCCGAAAGATATGCCGGAGGAGCAGAAGGCGAAGATCATCGCCACGCGCGAGGCGCAGGTCGCCAAGGGCATCTATGGTTTCGGTGCGCGTGTCACCGCCCTGCTGGGTCCCAATCCATCGCCGGAACTGGTGACGGAAGTGCAGCGCGTGCTGCGCGCGACGCAGCCGCGCGGTTTCATGCACGGCGTCAAGCTCGGTATGGCCAACGGCTATAGCCCGGAGGAGGTCGGCGCCAAGGCGACGATGCCGGTGCTGATGATTCAGGGCCGCACCGACAAGGTCAATCCCGGCGACGTGAATGCCGCTGTGCTGATCAAGCATCTGAAGAACGGCAAACTCGAATGGCTGGAGAATTATGGCCATCTGCCGGAAGTCGAAGCGCCGGACACCGTCAACAAGATGCTGCGCGACTTTTTCGGATGA
- a CDS encoding ABC transporter substrate-binding protein, whose amino-acid sequence MLKRLLLGTALFVCAAWPATAQQKSIKIGYVASFTGPLAAVGTDMRDAFELALDHLGRKMNGLNVEMIYEDDGLKPDVGKQKTEKLIQSDKVNILTGYIASNVLLASLKSAVDSETFIISPNAGPSQIAGELCSPWFFSTSWQGDQVPQAIGEYMNQKGVKSVYLLAPNYAAGKDVLAGFKANFKGQVIGEDYTRWPDQLDFSTELSKARSAKPDAIFAFYPGAAGVQFLTQYAQSGLRGQIPLYTGYVIDAVSLPLLKDLALGIPSAQHWVIDLPNDANKKFVADFKKKYHRNPAFYASQAYDAAMLIDSAVKAAGGDLTKKDVMREAMRKANYKSVRGDYKYGNNHFPIQNFYLQEAVKDDNGGFTLKTTALALKDHQDRYHDKCKMKW is encoded by the coding sequence ATGCTCAAGCGATTGCTGCTCGGAACTGCCCTCTTCGTCTGCGCTGCCTGGCCTGCAACGGCGCAGCAGAAGTCCATCAAAATCGGATATGTCGCAAGCTTTACCGGCCCGCTCGCGGCCGTCGGCACCGACATGCGGGACGCCTTCGAACTGGCCCTCGATCATCTCGGCCGCAAGATGAACGGCCTCAATGTCGAAATGATCTACGAAGACGACGGCCTGAAGCCGGACGTCGGCAAGCAGAAAACCGAGAAGCTGATCCAATCGGACAAGGTCAATATCCTCACCGGCTACATCGCATCGAATGTTCTCCTCGCCTCGCTGAAGTCGGCTGTCGATTCCGAAACCTTTATTATCAGTCCCAATGCCGGCCCCTCGCAGATCGCAGGCGAGTTGTGCTCGCCGTGGTTTTTCTCCACCTCATGGCAAGGCGATCAGGTGCCGCAGGCGATCGGCGAATACATGAACCAGAAGGGCGTCAAGTCGGTCTATCTGCTGGCGCCGAATTACGCCGCCGGCAAGGACGTGCTCGCCGGCTTCAAAGCCAATTTCAAAGGCCAGGTGATCGGCGAAGATTATACACGCTGGCCGGATCAACTTGATTTCTCGACAGAGTTGTCCAAGGCGCGATCCGCCAAGCCGGATGCGATCTTTGCGTTCTATCCCGGTGCGGCTGGCGTGCAGTTTCTGACACAATATGCGCAAAGCGGATTACGTGGACAGATCCCCCTCTATACCGGTTACGTCATCGATGCGGTCTCGCTGCCGCTGCTGAAGGACCTCGCCCTTGGCATTCCCAGCGCGCAACATTGGGTGATCGATCTGCCGAACGACGCCAACAAGAAGTTCGTCGCCGATTTCAAGAAGAAGTACCACCGCAACCCGGCTTTCTATGCCTCGCAAGCCTATGATGCGGCGATGCTGATCGACAGTGCGGTCAAAGCGGCGGGCGGCGATCTCACCAAGAAGGATGTGATGCGCGAGGCCATGCGCAAGGCGAATTACAAGTCGGTCCGCGGCGACTACAAATACGGCAACAACCACTTCCCGATCCAGAATTTCTACCTGCAGGAGGCGGTGAAAGATGACAATGGCGGTTTCACGCTCAAGACCACTGCCCTCGCCCTGAAGGACCACCAGGACCGCTATCACGACAAATGCAAGATGAAGTGGTGA